One region of Esox lucius isolate fEsoLuc1 chromosome 17, fEsoLuc1.pri, whole genome shotgun sequence genomic DNA includes:
- the ncoa5 gene encoding nuclear receptor coactivator 5 isoform X5 encodes MAAERQRQNKAQSRPSPPRREPYIGYGDGREPRPRSRSPAHGRDSRDHRASREHSRESGREPRPSHPRDHHDPRDPGYDRYRSSEGREKDPRGEPRGEPAFRGEGYDRYYRGGAEEHHRKKEDPYRDPYRDPWNGRREPEGKEDRVRLEERRRNELYRQYYEEVQRQYDRERPVDCSVIVVNKAQNREYAETVGRKVRDLGMVVDLIFLNTEVSLTQALEDVGRARTPFAIIITQQHQVHRSCTVNILFGTPQEHRNMPMEDAMVLVALNYDSFKVEHREKEREEIAQKAAKMADDVLMREHEREGHPVTLLPAITLLSECRYLTPEEMDSLIEYLRVKKERIVRADPLAVHPTVTAGVHETPPQMPSTAHAPPPHGAHMGMPPTQNPNAAANHQQELQAKILSLFNSGAGASASASSSSMAPQAYGSSMGGQAGGLPMSSASSNMATAVSQVPRAPMRPGPVAPLGPQSYGSPPGRMAAPQGGQRLPGSGGAGINFDNPSVQKALDTLIQSGPSLNHLVNAGSAPSSRPSQGMGQGMGQGMGQGMGQGMGQGMGQGMGQGMGMGQPPPMSMYPRHY; translated from the exons AGAGCCGTACATTGGTTACGGGGACGGCAGGGAGCCCCGGCCTCGCTCTCGCTCGCCTGCGCACGGGCGCGACTCCCGTGACCACCGGGCTAGCCGAGAGCACTCGCGGGAGTCCGGTCGTGAGCCTCGGCCAAGTCACCCTAGGGATCATCACGATCCACGAGACCCCGGCTATGACCGCTACCGCTCCTCTGAGGGCAGGGAGAAGGATCCCAGGGGTGAACCTCGTGGAGAGCCGGCCTTCAG AGGGGAGGGTTATGATCGGTATTACCGTGGGGGTGCCGAGGAGCACCACCGCAAGAAGGAAGACCCATACAGAGACCCGTACAGGGATCCATGGAATGGCCGACGAGAACCAGAAGGTAAAG AGGACCGTGTGCGGTTAGAGGAGCGGCGCCGAAACGAGCTGTACCGGCAATACTACGAGGAAGTCCAGCGGCAGTATGACCGGGAGCGCCCTGTCGACTGCTCGGTCATCGTCGTCAACAAGGCGCAGAA TAGGGAGTATGCTGAGACGGTGGGGCGGAAGGTGCGCGACCTGGGGATGGTGGTGGACCTGATCTTCCTCAACACCGAGGTCTCGCTGACCCAGGCACTGGAGGACGTGGGCCGTGCGCGCACACCCTTCGCCATCATCATCACTCAGCAGCACCAGGTCCACCGCTCCTGCACCGTCAACATCCTCTTCGGCACGCCCCAAG AGCATCGCAACATGCCCATGGAGGACGCCATGGTCCTCGTGGCTCTCAACTACGACTCCTTTAAGGTGGAGCATCGTGAGAAGGAGCGTGAGGAAATCGCTCAGAAGGCTGCCAAGATGGCTGACGATGTGTTGATGAGGGAACACGAGAGGGAGGGCCACCCAGTCACCCTACTGCCTGCCATTACTCTGCTGTCTGAGTGCCG GTACTTGACTCCAGAGGAGATGGACAGTCTTATAGAGTATTTGAGGGTCAAGAAAGAACGAATTGTACGAGCCGACCCTCTTGCAG TGCATCCTACCGTGACGGCTGGCGTCCATGAGACCCCCCCCCAGATGCCTTCTACTGCCCACGCGCCGCCTCCACACGGCGCCCACATGGGCATGCCCCCAACGCAGAACCCCAATGCCGCCGCGAACCACCAGCAGGAGCTGCAGGCCAAGATCCTCAGCCTGTTTAACAGTGGCGCCGGAGCGTCTGCCTCCgcctccagctcctccatgGCGCCTCAGGCCTATGGCTCCTCCATGGGCGGCCAGGCCGGGGGCCTCCCGATGTCCTCCGCCTCATCCAACATGGCCACCGCAGTGTCCCAAGTCCCTCGGGCTCCCATGCGCCCCGGCCCGGTGGCCCCCCTCGGCCCGCAGAGTTACGGTTCACCCCCGGGCCGCATGGCTGCTCCCCAGGGCGGGCAGAGGCTGCCCGGTTCAGGTGGGGCCGGCATTAACTTTGACAACCCCAGCGTCCAGAAAGCCCTGGACACGCTCATTCAGAGTGGACCCTCTCTCAACCACCTGGTGAATGCCGGGAGTGCCCCTTCCTCTCGGCCTAGCCAGGGCATGGGTCAGGGCATGGGTCAGGGCATGGGTCAGGGCATGGGTCAGGGCATGGGTCAGGGCATGGGCCAGGGCATGGGCCAGGGCATGGGAATGGGGCAACCTCCCCCCATGTCAATGTATCCCCGTCATTACTGA